The following is a genomic window from Ictalurus furcatus strain D&B chromosome 14, Billie_1.0, whole genome shotgun sequence.
aatgtgattggttcattctgaacacagccacgtcctcaattataaaagggtgtgcaaacttatgcGACCTGTTTATTGTAAggttatttttcctttaaaatgtttgattgctGCCACCCCCCCCCTTCACTTTtcacaatcacaaaaacctgccattttaacaggggtgtgtcgactttttatatccaccgGACATGACACAGCATAAACTGAAGCAAATATTTAAAGAGCGTTCAAGCTTTCGATTTCCAGAGTTCAGAACTACAAATTAACCTCACGCCATCGAACACATCCAGAAGATCGAGTCATCTCGGATCACACCTGGTAGAATTCTCACAAAGTTTTACTGGAGTAGACGTTACACAACCACACGAGGGacgagattttttttcccctccccaaGTTAAATAGTTCTGCTAATCATTTTACACGAATATATTCAAAAGACAGCACCTTGTACCTGACCGAGACAGCTCTGTTCAGTCAGCTAGACCTCAGACCGTGCTCTAGGCTATAGACTAACCTAACCAGCAGTTCCTCTCAGCCattgaagaattttttttactgaattgCCTAATTAAATAACTGGCTAGTCCACTGAACCCATTCACTCTATTTTAGAAAAATCGCTCACGCCCTGTAAGCAAACATTAAGAGCAGTCACGTCACAAAGACAACAAGAGGAACGTTCACTTCCCAAAGCAAAGTTTtaggagggggagagaaagcCACCTGCTCCATTGTCCTGTTCCAATATGTGAGCTAAAATGTGCCATAAATTTGGATGTTCGGAAACATGATCGATCTATTTTTTTCTCAGAGACAAACGGATAATCATAACATAAGGGATTTCTGACAGAATTTCTTGCCTTTATTAAACACTGCACCTCACCTTGAAGGGATACAAAAAGAGGAAAAGCCCAAATTGTGCACCTAAATGAACAGTTTCACTTAATATTatattcttttaattatatGTGGATATTAGATACACTGCTTAACATCAACCCACGTAAAAGAACTGAACGGGAACACTTCTGCTAAACAATTATTATAAGACTTGTAGATTTTACGCCTCTACAGACGGCGGTACACTACTTTCCTGTATTTCTGTGAAGCAAAATCATACACATGAATACCATACAGTAGAGAAACACACCGAGTTTCAAATGAAGGCTCTGCCCTCATGACACTGGGGTTGTTATGTAGATGTGGACTGGCATAAATTTGGCTTGACGTATATTCGATCTTCGCAAATTAAGGAAACGTCTCAATTTAAATACGACATTCTTATACATGTTTCTATCTTCAATAGCTTTTGAAGAGAATGATTTACAGTCACTTAACCAactgttcatgtaggtgtcagctataatgcacaccttttagactTATCATATTTCATAAAATAGCAAATCATATGCAAATATTGCCacgtatttcactacagaatggactcgtacacaaaatataccataatttaaagcttaaTAAGATTTGAAGAggatgacttacagtcacaaacccaactgtaaagtgtgatatttattttaataaatatcaaaaatgttaaaaggtgtgtgcatcatacctgacacctagatcaACACTTTACATTTGGTTGTATAACTAAGTCACTCATCAAATGCTATTAAGATTTAAAGTATGGTGTATATTTTATTGGTATATTTGGTGTAATATATGCTAAATATAGTACACTGTTTATCTGAATAAATATCGACTTCATGCCAGTCAGATGTGGTGTGTCTTATGTTTCATTCTGTTGGCGCAGCAGGCTTGAAGGCCTACACCATTAAACAAAACCAGCCAGTCTAAACTCAATTAAGAAGttaatggaataaaaataaacgagCAGGTATACATGGGGTGTGCAAAATACCACAATAATAAATACGTTTTCATGCCAACACCGCTGTAATCTTTGTAACATGACAAAGAATTACCCGAAGCACTTCCTCCAACATTACCAATCCGCCTCGAAGTAAAGCCGAGCGCTGATTGGCTCACGGACATGTCAATCACATGATGCATCCCACCCGAATCTGTGCCTATCCCACATCATTGGCTTCCTGTAGAATATCACTCAAACTCGGTGTGTAAGGAGATTTACATACACCGTTTTATCCCTACAAACCTTACCGTTTAATCCCTACAAACCTTACCGTCTTACCTGAAAAGGGTTGACGTCTACTGGGTAGTCAAAGTTATTCTCGAAACCTGACATCCTGACGGAGGTTTATCCGGAactgaaatataataaacagatcCGTCGTGTAGCAGTTGCAAACGTTGGAACGGCTCTACGCACTTCCGCAGTTGATACACAGCGCGCATGCGCATCAGGCTGACCTACGCGTCACGCGTTacacgttaaaaaaaatctatatatttaaaaaatatatatataaataatttttacatCACTCTGTGGAGATTTGAATAttcagaaattaattaaaaataattaaataataaaattattcgCCCCCCCCCCAGTATAGTATAGAgtatatattattcacaatGTTAACGTCTAATATAAACGTGATTAGAGTTAAAAACgacaaaacatataaacacgggaagtggttaaattattttaaagtctTTTTGGTGAGAATTTTATATCATAACATTATTAGTTGTGTAAAACATGATGGATTTCCGGTTTGGTAGCCGTCGTGTGACGTCACACCAGCGCTAGAGCCACCGTTGCAGAGATGGAGGAAGTGAGAGGTGGGTTTCCTCCACTGTTTTCATTCggctttcattttctttctttttttacatcagTTACATTAAATGAAAGCGGTCAGGATgagcgtgtctctgtgtgtgtgtgtgtgtgtgtgtgtgtgtgtgtgtgtgttagtgtgtgttagtgactgtgtgtttattgtgcacTTGGGCTCCATAGCGCAGTGCAGCTGACTGTCAGTGTGGATTTGCCAGTAGCCGCAGTAGGACCTGAGAAAGCCCTGCTGCTGGACCATGACAGACAATTAAATGCTTATTTTAGATCTCAGAGCACATGACAGTGTGAGGTAGACAGGGAAACGTAAAATCTGAACctttttgtgtgtctgtagtGTTTCCGCTGTCATGCCTTGTCCAAAACTATGCCTGGGGGAAGGTGGGGCTGGACAGTGAGGTGGCTAAGCTGGTCCTAGGTGGAGATCCTCAAGCTGTCATACAGGATGACAGACCATATGCCGAGGTAAGCATGTGTTCTTGTTAGAGCTGATCACTGATCCAGGCTTTCCTGATCATTAGGTCACCTTGCTTTTGATTCATCTGAtacacactatatggtcaaaagtatgtggacacctgaccgtcacacccacatgtgctaGTTGAACATCGTatctgctgttataataacctccactcttctgggaaggctttccactacgttttggagtgtggctgtggggatttgtgttagTGATGTTAATTGAGGAGGTCTGgagtgcagtcggcgttccagttcgtcccaaaggtgtttggtggggttgaggtctcactcgagttcttccactccaacctcgGTGAACCATTTCTTCTTGggcctcgctttgtgcacaggagtgttgtcatgctggaacacagGGGCGCCAGAGCAACAGGGGCGAGCTGGCATTTTACCCGGCACTTTTCAAACTACTGGGGCGGTGACCCAGCACTTCAGGCAATAACAGACAGGTCTGAATCGGTTGAAAaaccgggggggggggtagggggTTCTATGAGCGATAAAGGGTTAATCGCACTTTGGTGCTCACTACTGCTTAATAAACGTGTGTTGAGTCAGTATCTCTAACgtttcaatattttaagtgaCATATGCACATATTCTGTATTCTGAATCGATTACAGGGACATTCCTCAAATGACAtccttcaaataaagtaagtaaggcttgctggaaaaatgtttagcGCAGCAGAACATGAACATTTCTtcgatttttaaaacatattttagaatGAGTGGTATCTGACTTTGTGGACGAATTTTTGGCTGTTATGAGCTGCTTGAGGAATAAAATGTGAACTGATGGTTGTGAGGTCGAAACAAACTACGCTGACGTTCATTAAAAGGTGTGTTGTGCCCTGTTATTGGGTTTATAGACAAATGACAGATGTACCTCTTCGCTCAGATAAAAAATTTGCCGCACCACTTTTATAGCAGTGGTGCCACCccttctggaacaggttttggccTCTTAGTTCGAGTTACAGCATACTGAGACATCCTATACAGTTGTGCTTCCGACTTTGTGGCAAGCGTTTGGGGAAAAACCACATATTgccgggtgtccacatacttttggctactTACATTAACTGTAATCCTGCTTGATTAGTCATACAGATTAATTTTACGTTAGGATTCACTTGATTCTTGCAGCTGACATGACGTGGTTACCACAGTGGCAGCGTCTATTAGGTTGATGGCAGAAAAAagtactttgttttattttcagtcagaaggaaaggaaaaaaagttcTGTCCTCGATTAGTCTCAGTATTAATAGTTCGAATGAATCCCACGTCGAGGTTTTAATCAGTGAGGATTTTAATCACTGGTTTGTTAATAGATTCAGCCCACaccttgcttcagtggataatctcacctggaaaGTGTAGACTGCAATCACAGTATACTGCATAGTTGTCGAAGAGTCGTTATTTTATAGAAGAGGAGAATCCTTTTGAGTCTGGATTCTCCTCTTCCTTGTGTCATCTCTGGGAATTTTTCCTTGCTACTGTCAtatctggcttgctcatttgggatctaaatctacatccagatttttataaagctgctttatgacgGTGTGTAtcgttaaaagtgctatacatttcaaatgaattGAAACTGACGCATACCGTTTAGCTGAACAAATCCATAAATAGGCTTGGTCTTTTTAGGATGTCTATTCTCGTCTTGGCCTGGATCCTAACAAAACTACTGGGTCTATTTAAAATAATGGAACCCCTCCTGTGAGACACATATAAATGTCATAAGTCAAGCAGGGCctgtgtgaaggtgtagtgtaTGTGGAAAAATCTATAGAAGCTTTTGTCTTAGTAGGCTCATTTCTTTTGGCATAATCATtaaagggtgggggggggggggtttaataATTAGACACTCAGGCTGTTTAGTTAGTTGTATCTTGGCTGACTCTGGGTTCCATCATTACCTAATAAAAAGTCTACAGTTGTTCATAAATCTGCAGTTAGTCTCTAGAGCAtgttgtaatatacagtatgtgtgtttattagcTTTGGATGGGTGCCCACCCTAAGGGAGATGCTCTTATCAAAGACAATCGAATATCACAGAGGACACTGGGCCAGTGGATCGCTGATTACCCAGCGTGTttggggtcaaaggtcaaagaCACATTTCACGGACAGCTCCCCTTCTTGTTTAAAGTGCTGTCCGTCAACACTGCGCTGTCCATCCAAGCTCATCCCAACAGAGTGAGTATAGAAGGGttaacatactgtactgtagaaTAATACATAGACTGTACTAGAGGTGGACCGATAATGGATTTTACAGATAATTAAGTCGGGCAGTACCTACCTGCGgataaccgattaatcgaccgatagtttttttttttaaattgatactgaatgaaaacataacgctcaaagtaaaatactgctgaactttattacaaaaataaacagcactgactgtaccgtgaaaatgtactgtactgtttaaaatgaaataaatattaacgtaaataaaagatatacatacaaactgaaccaaaaagtaataCTCCACAATAACCAGTAAAAATAGAGACATACAAAgtgaataaaaaacacttcaaatagcaCAACAAAATTCATCAGCGAtcgtttttatttcgcctctagaggccgctcacgcaacggacgcaaccggggaaaactatcggtgtggatttttgcccataaccgatagttccagcgATCGGTCATCATGTGCTGATTTATCTGCAAAACCGAtcgatcggtcgacctctacacTGTACTTCACTGTACAATACGTTCTATTTAAAGCATATTCCCAGCTTCTAATCAGTTACTAAATACTTCTCAGGAGCTAGCAGCTAAGCTACATGCGCAATTCCCCGAGCACTACCCCGATAACAATCATAAGCCCGAGATGGCGATTGCACTGACTGAGTTCGAAGGCCTCTGTGGTTTTCGGCCGGTGGAAGAAATCATTTCCTTTCTCAAAAGTGAGTGATGAACACAGTGATTTTACACACCATATTGCATCACAGTACATTGTTACAGTGCTATATGATCAGCccagtgtgtgtaaagtatgTCAGTGTTCTCATTGTTGCATGTACATTTTTCTAAatctgtctttttaaaaatatatatatatatttgttttatcagATGTCCCAGAATTCCATGCTCTGGTAGGTAATGAGGCCGCGGATGAGCTGCAGAGCAGCAGGAATAACCCTGCCCGTGCCTCTCTGGCACTGAAGAAGTGCTTCAGCAGGATGATGAACTGTGAGAAGAAAGTATTTGTAGATCAGCTGAACATGCTTGTGAAAAGAGTCTCGGAAGAAGGTAAGATCTTGAAATGTCACTTTCTAGCTGTACTTTACCTTGTGCCGTGCAAGACGTACACTGGCTGTATGTTatttgaatggaaaaaaatgaattcatGCTCTTATTGTCGTAGAGGCAGCAGGTAAAGACACATCACGCAATAACGGAGAGCTGCTGCTTCGGCTCCACTCCCAGTACCCGGGTGATATCGGCTGTTTCTCCATCTACTTCCTGAACCGCATCGTGCTTCAACCAGGACAGGCCATGTTTCTGGGAGCTAATGAACCTCATGCCTACCTGTCTGGAGGTTACTCTCTCcttttgatctgtttatttGCAACAATTTAACAAAAATTAAGTTGGAACCTTATCATTTCAATATCATGTCGTATTCAGATCCTGCTCCTCCTGAAATGTACACTCATTGGTCAtattaataggaacacctgtacatctgctcatttatgcaattatccaatcaactgatcaaaaaaaaaaaacccaatttaTCCAATcaatagtaactcatataatcactctttacaagcggggtgagcagaaaagcatctcggcacgcacaacacatcgaaccttgaggtggatgagctacaacagcagaagaccacatcatgttccactcctgtcagccaagaacaggaatctgaggctataatgGACGCagactcaccgaaactggacagctgaagattggggaaaaaaatcacctgttctttttctaatctaaagagtgattatttcagttactatatccttcctggtggcttgaaccagtctggtcattctccccTGATCCTCTTGACCTGTCACATGATCGGTTGATTGGACAAATGCATAAGTGAGCAGatgtacaggtattcctattaAACTGACCACTGAGTGTACATTTCAAGCGGAACAGGATCTGAATACGACATGATATTGAAATTATAAGGTTTCcaacttacttttttttttggccaggtAAAGTTTAGTTATAATTACGTATGATATTTCCAGTATATGCCATATTACTGTGTATGCAAAGTGTAAGCAGCGCCTTTTGAAAGTCCTCGACAGGCTTGAAGAGGTTCGCCTCAAGGTTTCAATTGAGAAATGTCAAATCCGC
Proteins encoded in this region:
- the mpi gene encoding mannose-6-phosphate isomerase → MEEVRVFPLSCLVQNYAWGKVGLDSEVAKLVLGGDPQAVIQDDRPYAELWMGAHPKGDALIKDNRISQRTLGQWIADYPACLGSKVKDTFHGQLPFLFKVLSVNTALSIQAHPNRELAAKLHAQFPEHYPDNNHKPEMAIALTEFEGLCGFRPVEEIISFLKNVPEFHALVGNEAADELQSSRNNPARASLALKKCFSRMMNCEKKVFVDQLNMLVKRVSEEEAAGKDTSRNNGELLLRLHSQYPGDIGCFSIYFLNRIVLQPGQAMFLGANEPHAYLSGDCVECMACSDNTVRAGLTPKYIDVNTLCEMLNYSPAPASAKKFPSVQDPSDPCVHLYDPPVPDFTVMRIQVPPSVKQYTMSPLDCASILLVIQGEASALSDIMLHRGSVLFISANESVTLQVTSSSGMMMFRACCLL